DNA from Pajaroellobacter abortibovis:
TCTTGGATTTCAGGAAGGAGGTTTTCGTGAAATTCTTCGAGGATTTGCTCGTCCTAACCTCCATCTGTCTGCGCATTATGTAGAAGGGGTCAAAAAAGCCTGTAGGGTGATGGAAGAGATGCTGGAGGGAGTTCTTGGCTCGAGTGCTACACCGAGAGGGGGGGCGATTGTCTACACGGCGACCCGTAAGCTGGCTGAAGATGCATGCCACTATTTGCGTGTGCAGGGGTGGCAGGCTAGTTTCTACCATGCTGGGCTTGAGCCTGAAGCACGCGCTTCAGTTTCTTACGCTTTTGCAAGGCGCTCGGTCGATTTAGTGGTGGCTACCAATGCATTTGGGATGGGGATCGATCGCTCTGATGTTCGGGTTGTAGTTCACTTGCAGCCCCCGTCCTCGATCGAAGCGTACTACCAGGAGGTGGGTCGGGCAGGACGGGACGGTCAAGAAGCCTATGGGCTTCTCCTCTGTTCTGGAATCGATATTGCTCTGCGCCGCAAATTGGTGAAGAGCAATGGGGCTGGGGAGCCCCTTGATACTAATGCGGAGCTCAGGGCGTGGGATCAATTTCGAGGGCTTTTGCGCTATCTGGATGCGCGCTCCTGTCGTCATGACTTTATTCTCCGCTATTTTGGGGATGAGCAAGAGCTTCTCGGTGGGTGTGGGCATTGTGATATCTGTGAAGCTGTAGGTTCGCATCCAGCTCGTTCTCTGGACCAAGAGCGGGATCTGCAAAAGACCACCTTGATTGTACGTAAAGGGCTCTCCGCTGTTGCGCGGGCGAATGGTCGAGGGGGGCTTCACGCTGTTGCAGAAATGTTGAAAGGCCTAGAATCGCCTAAGATTCGGCGCTTCGGTTTTACACGTTTAAGTACATTTGGCCTCCTTTCCGAATATCCATTGCCTTGGATTTTTGCTCTTCTTCGGGCGTTTATCGCTGCAGGATGGATTGACCTCACCACCAGTGAATATCCCGTTCCCCTCGTCACAAAAAGCGGCTGGGATGTTCTCCGGGGATCTGCTCCTGTTCGATTGCTTCTCCCGCCGTTCTCTTCTCCTTCTTTTCTGCAATACAAAGCTGGTCCTACGCTCAAAGAAAAAGGCATTCGGAGGTCTTCATCCCATGTGTCTATGCGTCAGAGAGGGGGCGGTGCTCTTACCAGAGACCCTTTATGGATCGCTCTGTCCGCGTACCGCGCACAGGTGGCTAAGAGTAGAGGGCTCCCTCCTTTTACGATTGCCCACAATAAAACTCTGATGGAGCTGGTGATCAAACAGCCAGAGACAGAGGCAGCGCTTCGGGACATCTACGGATTTGGCCCAACTCGGATCGCGCAATATGGAGCTGGATTTCTTAAAGTAATTGAGGAAAACAAAAAAAAACGATAGGATGTGGCTGGA
Protein-coding regions in this window:
- a CDS encoding RecQ family ATP-dependent DNA helicase; the encoded protein is MRFERMHLHPLDEFMSSLFSCSSSETLGQLLSKQFRLNSFHQWQREAIEALLGEPGRVLLVAPTGGGKSLTYQLPAALLPGVTLVISPLVALMEDQVHALLSKGIKATFLASTLDAEVRHRRELRLERGDYKLVYIAPERLASECFMARLLRTKISLVAIDEAHCIAQWGHDFRPDYLRLGDLMTRLKPSRVIACTATATPQVRAEICQHLGFQEGGFREILRGFARPNLHLSAHYVEGVKKACRVMEEMLEGVLGSSATPRGGAIVYTATRKLAEDACHYLRVQGWQASFYHAGLEPEARASVSYAFARRSVDLVVATNAFGMGIDRSDVRVVVHLQPPSSIEAYYQEVGRAGRDGQEAYGLLLCSGIDIALRRKLVKSNGAGEPLDTNAELRAWDQFRGLLRYLDARSCRHDFILRYFGDEQELLGGCGHCDICEAVGSHPARSLDQERDLQKTTLIVRKGLSAVARANGRGGLHAVAEMLKGLESPKIRRFGFTRLSTFGLLSEYPLPWIFALLRAFIAAGWIDLTTSEYPVPLVTKSGWDVLRGSAPVRLLLPPFSSPSFLQYKAGPTLKEKGIRRSSSHVSMRQRGGGALTRDPLWIALSAYRAQVAKSRGLPPFTIAHNKTLMELVIKQPETEAALRDIYGFGPTRIAQYGAGFLKVIEENKKKR